Proteins encoded in a region of the Candidatus Providencia siddallii genome:
- a CDS encoding TerC family protein, which produces MAWIIDPSILVGFVTLIILEIVLGIDNIVFITILSDRLPYKIREKARIAGLIPALIMRIILLFSLSWLITLTKPIFILFGHKFSARDLIILIGGVFLLLKAIIELNDRLEGKDFYNNTQKKTSNFWAVVIQIIIIDAVFSIDSLITAVGIVDHVGIMIASLIISMLLMIWASKFLSDFVNNHQIIIVLCLSFLLMIGFTLVAEGLGYKIPKGYLYVAIGFSIMTETLNQFIQFSRRKILMNSRYLKKCTSEMVLRILSTKYENYELNDYIFDLINDQSIFKFQEKLMISRILGLTHRNVGSVMTSRYNIDYLDINKSTSELLKFIDKKPYSRLIVIDKTINNEPIGIIHMLCLIKQQLSGKSLNLRSLITKPLIFSEGISLLKAIEQFRNTQTHFAFVVDEFGLVEGIVTLTDVIKTIAGNLFVCNKKEDFCYDIQKIKNNI; this is translated from the coding sequence ATGGCATGAATTATAGATCCTTCAATTTTAGTTGGATTTGTTACTCTTATTATTTTAGAAATTGTTCTTGGTATTGATAATATTGTTTTTATTACTATTCTATCTGATAGATTACCGTATAAAATACGAGAAAAAGCTCGTATTGCAGGTCTTATTCCTGCTTTGATAATGAGGATTATTTTATTATTTAGTTTATCATGGTTAATTACACTTACTAAACCTATTTTTATTTTATTTGGTCATAAATTTAGCGCTAGAGATTTAATTATTTTAATTGGTGGGGTTTTTTTGTTATTGAAAGCTATAATTGAACTTAATGATAGATTAGAAGGAAAAGATTTTTATAATAATACACAAAAAAAAACATCAAATTTTTGGGCTGTTGTAATACAAATTATTATTATTGATGCAGTTTTTTCAATAGATTCTTTGATTACTGCTGTTGGAATAGTTGATCATGTTGGTATTATGATTGCTTCTTTAATTATTTCTATGTTATTAATGATATGGGCAAGTAAATTTTTATCAGATTTTGTTAATAATCATCAAATTATTATTGTTTTATGTCTTAGTTTTTTACTTATGATAGGTTTTACATTAGTTGCTGAAGGTTTAGGTTATAAAATCCCGAAAGGATATTTATATGTTGCAATTGGTTTTTCTATAATGACTGAAACTTTAAATCAATTTATACAATTTAGTCGACGTAAGATACTTATGAATTCTAGATACTTAAAAAAGTGTACTTCTGAGATGGTATTACGTATTTTAAGTACTAAATATGAAAATTATGAATTAAATGATTATATATTTGATTTAATTAACGATCAATCAATTTTTAAGTTTCAAGAAAAGTTAATGATATCACGTATATTAGGATTAACTCATCGTAATGTAGGTAGTGTAATGACATCTCGATATAATATTGATTATTTAGATATTAATAAATCAACTAGTGAACTTTTGAAATTTATTGATAAAAAACCATATTCACGTTTAATTGTTATTGATAAAACTATAAATAATGAACCAATTGGTATTATTCATATGTTATGTTTAATTAAACAACAATTAAGCGGAAAAAGTTTAAATTTACGTTCTTTAATTACTAAACCATTAATTTTTTCTGAAGGGATATCGCTTTTAAAAGCTATTGAACAATTTAGAAATACACAAACACATTTTGCTTTTGTAGTGGATGAATTTGGTTTAGTTGAAGGTATTGTTACTTTAACTGATGTTATAAAAACAATTGCTGGAAATTTATTTGTATGTAATAAAAAAGAAGATTTTTGTTATGATATTCAAAAAATAAAAAATAATATTTAA
- the nlpD gene encoding murein hydrolase activator NlpD → MKIVDSINKINFIFIFLCLFFYGCSTEYYFDNSFFNANEKKNEIKKNVFKKNNIDLLLNINMPFLNQNSSKSIQYSSIIFLNNKKVKFTRDYKKINKGSYEKKFYKVKHGDTLFYISYITGTDFYDLAYKNNILAPYRINVGQIINVDCSQKNNNKSVEKLIKLNKKDIESNSSNLFIDTKNNNIINDNTINNKKSLLQVQTEKTNKIIKENSNDIANSSNLFIKWQWPTDGKIIEKFSNTSGGNRGIDISGIRGQPVLASASGKIVYAGNGLRGYGELIIIKHNSEYLSAYAHNEKLLISDQQDVIKGQKIAMMGSTDTNSVRLHFEIRYKGKPVNPLNYLPNK, encoded by the coding sequence ATGAAAATTGTTGATTCTATTAATAAGATTAATTTTATATTTATCTTTTTATGTTTATTTTTTTATGGATGTTCAACTGAATATTATTTTGATAATTCATTTTTTAATGCAAATGAAAAAAAAAATGAGATTAAAAAAAACGTTTTTAAAAAAAATAATATAGATTTATTATTAAATATAAATATGCCTTTTTTAAATCAGAATTCGTCTAAAAGTATACAATATTCATCAATAATATTTTTAAATAATAAAAAAGTAAAATTTACTCGTGATTATAAAAAAATTAATAAAGGTAGTTATGAAAAAAAATTTTACAAAGTAAAACATGGAGATACATTATTTTATATTTCTTATATAACTGGTACTGATTTTTATGATTTAGCTTATAAAAATAATATTTTAGCACCTTATAGAATAAATGTAGGTCAAATAATAAATGTTGATTGTTCACAAAAAAATAATAATAAATCGGTTGAAAAATTAATAAAATTAAATAAAAAAGATATTGAATCAAATTCATCAAATTTATTTATAGATACTAAGAATAATAATATTATTAATGATAATACAATAAATAATAAAAAATCACTTTTACAAGTTCAAACAGAAAAAACTAATAAAATTATAAAAGAAAATTCAAATGATATAGCTAATTCAAGTAATTTATTTATTAAATGGCAATGGCCTACTGATGGTAAGATTATTGAAAAATTTTCTAATACATCTGGTGGAAATAGAGGGATAGATATTTCTGGAATACGTGGACAACCAGTTTTAGCATCTGCTTCAGGAAAAATTGTTTATGCTGGAAATGGATTACGTGGATATGGAGAACTTATAATTATAAAACATAATAGTGAATATTTAAGTGCATATGCTCATAATGAAAAATTATTGATATCAGATCAACAAGATGTTATAAAAGGACAAAAAATAGCTATGATGGGAAGCACTGATACTAATTCTGTTAGATTGCATTTTGAAATTCGTTATAAAGGAAAACCAGTAAATCCATTAAACTATTTGCCTAATAAATAA
- the recB gene encoding exodeoxyribonuclease V subunit beta: protein MFDIFSFPLKGISLIEASAGTGKTYTIGIFYLRLLLGLCIKNVISKPFSVKEILVVTFTEAATNELRKRIRQRIREMYLVCLRNGIGFESKQEYMILFNELRNTKNINLAINLLSIAEYSINEASIYTIHSFCKRVLTTNAFEFGLLFKNSIIKNESIIQKQAVEDFWRCNFYKLNYSITKVIFSNWKNPDDLFREIHPFLKNNFKIILNLYKNKETLIERHNRLISIIKNIKKIWILNVCDFEKVFINSNINKRIYSSRFLPFWLKKITKWAKEKTEDYFLDKDLIRFSQNELDKKSKSNYGPKHIVFEQIEKLFLELFTIKDIVIPMAIKQVKKNIDYEKYNRSEIGFDDLISVLYKILNVNNNKILAKLINKNFPVAMIDEFQDTDLQQYYIFQKIYKGFNDTILIFIGDPKQSIYSFRGANIFTYFKVKKQVGNCYTLDTNYRSSKDMVKAVNYIFFRCDTPFIFEQIQFKPINFSQNNIYKKLIHNGKEVKALTFWYLDVKSVSVAEYEQAVIKKCTSQIVEYLIGGFKGTSYFFDNKEKKTFISGSDITVLVRTQREALLIYNALSELNVCSIFKSNQESVFSTKEAKELLILLKAIINPEKHNILRNALATSILNLNFEDIEKFNNNKDFLIKIVNEFYNYAIIWDKYGFMYMFNSLMIKRNIVQNFLFDVYDNRRLTNIMYIIELLQEESFHFENKHSLIRWLTRQIYDQNKRLNTEQICVEDDKNLVKINTIHNSKGLEYKIVLIPFASNFLFRSNGFYYDRKDFTVKLDLYKSEKTNILADEERLSEDLRLLYVALTRSIYHCSIGIAPLIKNNKKNNKNTDLHLSALGYLIQKKQVGNFEFLKNSLLNIKNKNIDISFIDLFEPKKKLIIKNDKNNFSKKIFNYNYYDNWKVISYSDLNKNNFKKKYGFISKIDFIDSRLKKNINSKLNINFLQNFKTIKIPYNFPKGIISGIFLHKIMEKINFSKKISLKWLIEELNYFGFDDELVFELQKWLYIITNVSLNNNGLSLSVLNKKDYIKELRFYLSIKNKIESKDIDKITHKYDEISKCCCKLNFEKIHGMLKGFIDLVFFWKGKFYLLDYKTNYIGGNSSFYSSIYIKKTIVNHRYDLQYQLYSLVLHRYLKQKLINYNYNVHFGGIYYLFLRGIDNINSKNGLFFYYPSFDFINELENLF, encoded by the coding sequence ATGTTTGATATTTTTTCTTTTCCCTTAAAAGGAATATCATTAATAGAAGCATCAGCTGGTACTGGTAAAACTTATACTATAGGAATTTTTTATTTACGTCTTTTATTGGGTTTATGTATAAAAAACGTAATATCAAAACCATTTAGCGTTAAAGAAATTTTAGTTGTTACATTCACTGAAGCTGCTACAAATGAGTTACGTAAACGTATTCGTCAACGAATACGTGAAATGTATTTAGTTTGTTTAAGAAATGGTATTGGTTTTGAATCTAAACAAGAATATATGATTTTATTTAATGAATTACGTAATACAAAAAATATAAATTTGGCTATAAATTTATTATCAATAGCAGAATATTCAATAAATGAAGCTTCTATATATACTATACATAGTTTTTGTAAACGAGTTTTAACAACTAATGCTTTTGAATTTGGTCTTTTATTTAAAAATTCTATAATTAAAAATGAATCAATAATTCAAAAACAGGCTGTTGAAGATTTTTGGCGTTGTAATTTTTATAAATTAAATTATTCGATAACAAAAGTTATATTTTCCAATTGGAAAAATCCTGATGATTTATTTCGTGAAATACATCCTTTTTTAAAAAATAATTTTAAAATAATTTTGAATTTGTATAAAAATAAAGAAACTTTAATAGAAAGACATAATCGTTTAATTTCTATTATTAAAAATATAAAAAAAATATGGATTTTAAATGTTTGTGATTTTGAAAAAGTTTTTATTAATTCAAATATAAATAAAAGAATATATAGTTCTAGGTTTTTACCTTTTTGGTTAAAAAAAATAACTAAATGGGCTAAAGAAAAAACTGAAGATTATTTTTTAGATAAAGATCTTATACGTTTTTCTCAAAACGAATTAGATAAAAAATCAAAAAGTAATTATGGACCTAAACATATAGTTTTTGAACAAATAGAAAAATTATTTCTTGAGTTGTTTACTATTAAAGATATAGTAATACCTATGGCAATAAAACAAGTAAAAAAAAATATTGATTATGAAAAATATAATAGATCTGAAATAGGTTTTGATGATTTAATATCTGTTTTATATAAAATTTTAAATGTTAATAATAATAAAATATTAGCAAAATTAATTAATAAAAATTTCCCAGTAGCTATGATTGATGAATTTCAAGATACTGATTTACAACAATATTATATTTTTCAAAAAATATATAAGGGATTTAACGATACAATATTAATTTTTATTGGTGATCCAAAGCAATCTATATATTCATTTAGAGGCGCAAATATTTTTACATATTTTAAAGTCAAAAAACAAGTAGGTAATTGTTATACGTTAGATACTAATTATAGATCATCAAAAGATATGGTTAAAGCTGTTAATTATATCTTTTTTCGTTGTGATACACCATTTATTTTTGAACAAATTCAATTTAAACCTATAAATTTTTCACAAAATAATATATATAAAAAATTAATACATAATGGAAAAGAAGTTAAAGCACTTACTTTTTGGTATCTTGATGTAAAATCTGTTTCAGTTGCTGAATATGAACAAGCTGTTATAAAAAAATGTACATCACAAATTGTTGAATATTTAATTGGTGGTTTTAAAGGGACAAGTTATTTTTTTGATAATAAAGAAAAAAAAACTTTTATTTCCGGATCAGATATAACAGTGTTAGTTAGAACTCAACGTGAAGCATTATTAATATATAATGCATTAAGTGAACTCAATGTTTGTTCAATATTTAAATCAAATCAAGAAAGTGTTTTTTCAACTAAAGAAGCAAAAGAATTATTAATATTATTAAAAGCGATAATAAATCCAGAAAAGCATAATATATTGCGTAATGCATTAGCAACTAGTATTTTAAATTTAAATTTTGAAGATATTGAAAAATTTAATAATAATAAAGATTTTTTAATAAAAATAGTTAATGAATTTTATAATTATGCAATTATTTGGGATAAATATGGTTTTATGTATATGTTTAATTCATTAATGATAAAAAGAAATATTGTACAAAATTTTTTATTTGATGTTTATGATAATAGACGATTAACTAATATAATGTATATTATTGAATTATTACAAGAAGAATCATTTCATTTTGAAAATAAACATTCACTTATACGATGGTTAACTAGACAAATTTATGATCAAAATAAACGATTAAATACAGAACAAATTTGTGTTGAAGATGATAAAAATTTAGTTAAAATTAATACTATTCATAATTCTAAAGGATTAGAATATAAAATAGTTTTAATCCCGTTTGCTAGTAATTTTTTATTTAGATCAAATGGATTCTATTATGATCGTAAAGATTTTACTGTAAAGTTAGATTTATATAAAAGCGAAAAAACTAATATTTTAGCTGATGAAGAACGTTTATCAGAAGATTTACGTTTATTATATGTAGCATTAACTCGTTCAATTTATCATTGTAGTATAGGTATTGCTCCATTAATTAAAAATAACAAAAAAAATAATAAAAATACAGATTTGCATTTATCTGCTTTAGGTTATTTAATACAAAAAAAACAAGTTGGTAATTTTGAGTTTTTAAAAAATTCATTATTAAATATTAAAAATAAAAATATAGATATTAGTTTTATTGATTTATTTGAACCTAAAAAAAAATTAATTATAAAAAATGATAAAAATAATTTTTCAAAAAAAATATTTAATTATAATTATTATGATAATTGAAAAGTTATAAGTTATTCAGATTTAAATAAAAATAATTTTAAAAAAAAATATGGTTTTATATCAAAAATTGATTTTATTGATTCAAGATTAAAAAAAAATATAAATTCTAAATTAAACATTAATTTTTTACAAAATTTTAAAACAATAAAAATACCTTATAATTTTCCAAAAGGAATTATATCTGGAATTTTTTTACATAAAATAATGGAAAAAATTAATTTTTCTAAAAAGATATCATTAAAATGGTTAATTGAAGAATTAAATTATTTTGGTTTTGATGATGAATTAGTTTTTGAATTACAAAAGTGGTTGTATATTATTACTAATGTTTCATTAAATAATAATGGTTTATCATTGTCTGTTTTAAATAAAAAAGATTATATAAAAGAATTGCGATTTTATTTATCTATTAAAAATAAAATAGAATCAAAAGATATAGATAAAATTACTCATAAATATGATGAGATTTCTAAGTGTTGTTGTAAATTAAATTTTGAAAAGATACATGGAATGTTAAAAGGTTTTATAGATTTAGTATTTTTTTGAAAAGGTAAATTTTATTTATTGGATTATAAAACTAATTATATAGGTGGAAATTCTTCTTTTTATTCATCTATATATATAAAAAAAACAATAGTTAATCATCGATATGATTTACAATATCAGTTATATTCTCTTGTATTGCATCGTTATTTAAAACAAAAATTAATTAATTATAATTATAATGTTCATTTTGGTGGTATTTATTATTTATTTTTAAGAGGTATTGATAATATTAATTCTAAAAACGGACTTTTTTTTTATTATCCTTCTTTTGATTTTATTAATGAATTGGAAAATTTATTTTAA
- the bioH gene encoding pimeloyl-ACP methyl ester esterase BioH: MTNLYWRIIGKGKQNIILLHGWGLNSQVWNTIIPKISSRFRIYLIDLPGYGVNYNFSPMNVSSIANIIWENAPKDSIWLGWSFGGLVASRIAIDHYKHIKGLITVASSPYFISDKNGWPGISKEVISNFENQLIMNYKHTIEHFLMLQTFGTLNSQKDIYILKNAIIEQPIPTVENLSAGIKSLRTEDLRKELKNISVPFLRIYGYLDSLVPRKVSILLDNMYPKSSSIIMRDSAHAPFISHPDEFSKYICNF; the protein is encoded by the coding sequence ATGACAAATTTATATTGGCGAATTATTGGAAAAGGGAAACAAAATATTATTTTATTACATGGATGGGGGTTAAATTCACAAGTTTGGAATACAATTATTCCAAAAATATCATCTAGGTTTCGTATTTATCTTATTGATTTACCAGGTTATGGTGTAAATTATAATTTTTCTCCTATGAATGTATCATCTATAGCAAATATTATTTGGGAAAATGCTCCAAAAGATTCTATTTGGCTTGGTTGGTCATTTGGAGGCTTAGTTGCTAGTCGTATTGCAATTGATCATTATAAACATATTAAAGGATTGATAACAGTTGCTTCTTCGCCTTATTTTATTTCTGATAAAAATGGATGGCCTGGAATTTCTAAAGAAGTAATTTCAAATTTTGAAAATCAATTAATAATGAATTATAAACATACAATTGAACATTTTTTAATGTTGCAAACATTTGGAACATTAAATTCTCAAAAAGATATTTATATATTAAAAAATGCAATTATTGAACAACCCATACCAACTGTAGAAAATTTAAGTGCTGGTATAAAATCTTTACGTACTGAAGATTTAAGAAAAGAGTTAAAAAATATATCTGTTCCTTTTTTGAGAATTTATGGGTATTTAGATAGTTTAGTTCCACGAAAAGTATCTATATTATTAGATAATATGTATCCAAAATCATCATCTATAATTATGCGTGATAGTGCGCATGCACCATTTATTTCTCATCCTGATGAATTTAGTAAATATATTTGTAATTTTTAA
- the rplY gene encoding 50S ribosomal protein L25, whose amino-acid sequence MITINAITRHNCGKSSSKKLRKNNKTPAIIYGNNIKPIHIIIMQNEIINKKNNKDFYSILNLILDKKKIKVKIQDIQYHPFKNKFVHIDFIIIN is encoded by the coding sequence ATGATAACTATAAATGCAATTACACGACATAACTGTGGCAAAAGTAGCAGTAAAAAACTACGAAAAAATAATAAAACTCCAGCAATTATTTATGGAAATAATATAAAACCTATTCATATTATAATCATGCAAAATGAAATAATAAATAAAAAAAATAATAAAGATTTCTACTCAATATTAAATTTAATATTAGATAAAAAAAAAATAAAAGTAAAAATTCAAGATATTCAATATCATCCATTCAAAAATAAATTTGTACATATTGATTTTATCATAATTAATTAA
- the purD gene encoding phosphoribosylamine--glycine ligase — MNILIIGKGGREHAIAWKISKSPLIKKIYVAPGNAGTALEPLIENVNILETDINGLLKFAKKKHIDLTIVGPEYPLVIGIVDIFKEANMTILGPTKKAAQIEGSKSFAKNFLKKYKIPTANYKVFKELKPALNYLDQIKIPIVIKADGLASGKGVIIANNLNFAKNTVKNMLNGNLFGNAGCKIVIEEFLYGEEISFTVIIDGKNMIPIVTCQDHKRIGNNDTGLNTGGMGAYSPVTIVNDTIYKRIMDQIINPTIKGLKEENNNYKGFLYAGLIIDKLGNPKVIEFNCRLGDPETQTIIMRLKSDLVELCLSCINSDLINNPLLWDKRFSLSVVISSIGYPEYYKKGDIIHNLPIKETSDFKIFHSGTKINNNKIVTSGGRVLCVTALGYDIIQAKEKAYEIIKKIKWENSYYRNDIGFHAI, encoded by the coding sequence ATGAATATATTAATTATAGGAAAAGGCGGACGAGAACATGCTATTGCATGGAAAATATCAAAATCTCCATTAATAAAAAAAATTTATGTTGCACCTGGCAATGCTGGAACAGCATTAGAACCATTAATAGAAAATGTAAATATTTTAGAAACAGATATTAATGGATTATTAAAATTTGCTAAAAAAAAACATATTGACTTAACTATTGTAGGACCAGAATACCCACTTGTTATTGGAATAGTTGATATATTTAAAGAAGCTAATATGACTATTTTAGGACCAACTAAAAAAGCAGCACAAATTGAAGGATCAAAAAGCTTTGCAAAAAATTTTCTAAAAAAATATAAAATTCCAACTGCAAATTATAAAGTTTTTAAAGAATTAAAACCAGCTTTAAATTATTTAGATCAAATTAAAATTCCAATTGTAATAAAAGCAGATGGTTTAGCTTCAGGTAAAGGTGTAATCATAGCTAATAATTTAAATTTTGCTAAAAATACCGTAAAAAATATGCTTAACGGTAATTTATTTGGCAATGCAGGATGCAAAATTGTAATTGAAGAATTTCTTTATGGTGAAGAGATTAGTTTTACTGTAATAATCGATGGTAAAAATATGATACCGATTGTAACATGTCAAGATCATAAACGTATTGGAAACAATGATACAGGTCTAAATACAGGAGGAATGGGTGCTTATTCTCCTGTAACAATTGTTAATGATACAATATATAAACGAATAATGGATCAAATAATTAATCCAACAATAAAAGGATTAAAAGAAGAAAACAACAATTACAAAGGGTTTTTATACGCAGGATTAATAATAGATAAATTAGGAAATCCTAAAGTTATTGAATTTAATTGTAGACTTGGAGATCCAGAAACGCAAACAATAATTATGAGATTAAAATCTGATTTAGTAGAACTATGTCTTTCCTGCATAAACTCTGATCTTATAAATAATCCGTTATTATGGGATAAAAGATTTTCCTTAAGTGTAGTAATATCTTCTATTGGATATCCTGAATATTATAAAAAAGGAGATATAATTCATAATTTACCTATAAAAGAAACAAGTGATTTTAAAATATTTCATTCTGGCACAAAAATAAATAATAATAAAATTGTTACATCTGGTGGTCGTGTATTATGTGTTACTGCTTTAGGATATGATATAATACAAGCAAAAGAAAAAGCTTATGAAATAATTAAAAAAATCAAATGGGAAAATAGTTATTATAGAAACGATATTGGGTTTCACGCTATATAA
- the purH gene encoding bifunctional phosphoribosylaminoimidazolecarboxamide formyltransferase/IMP cyclohydrolase yields the protein MQLFRPIRRAILSVSDKKEIVNFAKELSKRGVDLISTNKTADLLIQSNIKVIKISEYTNFPEIMDGRIKTLHLKLHGGILGRRGVDDDIMKLYNIPTIDIVIVNLYPFKKIIKKQNCTIEDAFTNIDIGGNTMIRAAAKNYRDITIVTDKQDYESIIKEMDINKNSLSLSTRFNLAIKAFEYSAEYDSSIANYLGKFFNNHNNTKNKKSIINFPHTLNLNFIKKQDLRYGENYHQKASFYTKKKQKENSISTFKQIHGKTLSYNNILDANTAIECVRTFDKPACVIVKHSNPCGVSISNNIKKSYINAFKCDPISAFGGIIAFNRKLDKITLETIINNQFVEVIIAPYIDNDISQILIKKQNIRLLTCGNLNKPISNFDFKSVNGGLLVQNSDIDIIKNENFFIVTKRYPTENELNDANLSWKVAKFVKSNAIVYAKNNMTIGIGAGQMSRVYSAKIANLKAIDSNLKTNGCTMASDAFLPFCDSIKIAADIGVTCIIQPGGSIRDIDTINIANKYNIAMIFTKIRHLKH from the coding sequence ATGCAATTATTTCGTCCTATTCGTAGAGCTATATTAAGTGTTTCTGATAAAAAAGAAATTGTTAATTTCGCAAAAGAACTTTCTAAACGAGGAGTAGATTTAATATCTACAAATAAAACAGCTGATTTATTAATTCAATCAAATATTAAAGTAATAAAAATTTCAGAATATACAAATTTTCCTGAAATAATGGATGGCAGAATAAAAACATTACACTTAAAATTACATGGTGGAATTTTAGGCCGTCGTGGAGTCGATGACGATATAATGAAATTATATAATATACCAACAATAGATATTGTTATTGTAAATTTGTATCCATTTAAAAAAATTATAAAAAAACAAAATTGTACTATTGAAGATGCATTTACAAATATCGATATTGGTGGAAACACAATGATTCGAGCTGCCGCTAAAAATTATAGAGATATAACAATTGTAACTGACAAACAAGACTATGAATCAATTATAAAAGAAATGGATATAAACAAAAATTCATTAAGTTTATCAACACGTTTTAATCTAGCTATCAAAGCTTTTGAATATAGCGCAGAATACGATAGTTCAATAGCAAATTATTTAGGAAAATTTTTTAATAATCACAACAATACAAAAAATAAAAAATCAATAATAAATTTTCCTCATACATTAAACTTAAATTTTATAAAAAAACAAGATTTACGATATGGTGAAAACTATCATCAAAAAGCATCATTTTATACAAAAAAAAAACAAAAAGAAAATTCTATATCTACTTTTAAACAAATTCATGGAAAAACACTTTCGTATAATAACATATTAGATGCAAATACAGCAATTGAATGTGTAAGAACATTTGATAAACCAGCCTGTGTTATAGTAAAACATTCAAATCCTTGTGGTGTGTCAATTTCAAATAATATAAAAAAAAGTTATATTAATGCATTCAAATGTGATCCAATTTCAGCATTCGGTGGAATAATAGCATTTAACCGTAAATTAGATAAAATAACTTTAGAAACAATTATTAATAATCAATTTGTTGAAGTAATTATTGCTCCATATATCGATAATGATATATCACAAATTCTTATAAAAAAACAAAATATACGATTATTAACTTGTGGAAATTTAAATAAACCAATTAGTAATTTTGATTTTAAAAGCGTAAATGGTGGATTATTAGTTCAAAATAGCGATATTGATATTATAAAAAATGAAAATTTTTTTATAGTTACTAAAAGATATCCAACAGAAAATGAATTAAATGATGCAAATTTATCTTGGAAAGTTGCTAAATTTGTAAAATCTAATGCAATTGTATATGCAAAAAATAATATGACTATAGGTATTGGAGCAGGTCAAATGAGTCGTGTGTATTCAGCTAAGATCGCTAATTTAAAAGCAATAGACTCAAATTTAAAAACAAATGGATGTACAATGGCATCTGATGCTTTTTTACCATTTTGTGATAGTATCAAAATAGCAGCAGATATAGGTGTAACTTGTATCATCCAACCTGGAGGATCAATTCGTGATATTGATACAATCAATATTGCTAATAAATATAATATTGCAATGATATTTACTAAAATACGTCACTTAAAACATTAG
- the ftsB gene encoding cell division protein FtsB, translating to MNKLTLLLLLIIIWLQYSLFLGKNGIYDYLKVKNEIKIQKELIYIFKARNKQLFIENNDLYNGLEAIEERARNDLGMKKNEEIYYHIINKKDNYSKNIND from the coding sequence ATTAATAAATTAACACTATTATTGCTATTAATAATAATTTGGTTGCAATATTCTTTGTTTTTAGGTAAAAATGGTATATATGATTATTTAAAAGTTAAAAATGAAATTAAAATTCAAAAAGAATTAATTTATATTTTTAAAGCTCGTAATAAACAGCTTTTTATAGAAAATAATGATTTATATAATGGCTTGGAAGCTATAGAAGAACGAGCTAGAAATGATTTAGGAATGAAAAAAAACGAAGAAATTTATTATCATATTATTAATAAAAAAGATAATTATAGTAAAAATATTAATGATTAA